The following are encoded in a window of Mycobacterium vicinigordonae genomic DNA:
- a CDS encoding AMP-binding protein — MTVLDQAHTQRVPLSHSQRNIYQGVLQDGEPSLYLISKRYRFRPLDPARFLAALAASVLENPIQLCVLEASPGPDGVPDLVPQLGVSDLVRSAPETDDVELAETWQTGILGRPLVRYTVRTDSAGTVCGMDVDSHHILLDGGATGIIEASLAHHLSAGYIAEIPCATDGLAKVALAHQREAARVAEALQRLAAVVQRELAEESVIAGPSEAPVLAARGVLRESVLVCGDRYDALLALSEARHVPLNVLVTAAAMAVDASRRQSTDGLVVHAVDNRFGDPELNVATCLVNSVAQTFQFQPFASVADVVALLDRSYVKAVRRRWLREEHYRRMYLAINRATGVQALTLNFIRRSCAPQLRPFLTEAPEATRIGPVEGMTVACVQDEEQRSLQLAIWDRADLPERGLDGGRHTGVAQRIADALHSMPTLWHQPIAMMVDEWFAIDADGARRPGYPASRRETFTATAWFADPSVERFLQRRSFVYPWVGWLIGQGVAAGDIVVCCDDGSERTIDLLLACHLAGCGYSVCDGVDELRQRADAISAAGDTAHVVDLGAAELVGVLDDAVGRRIDEVRRAPGLPGQTAYVMPTSGSTGRPKLVRVTHGSLGAFCGGVRHGYGWGPDDTILQSAPLTSDISIEEIFGAAFCGAKLVRSTAMRSGDLDTLTRDLIEQRATVADLPTAIWQLLCDDDMALDALHRSNLRQIVIGGEALRTTAIHRWRDHALARRISLISSYGPTETTVVVTYLPITGEGSDRLGRPVLPNTVFTAFGEVVVVGDLVSAGYLGIEGRGFGIVTTPDGTQRRAFATADRVSVDAEGFPIFAGRKDAIVKIAGKRVDTAEVVARVCADPTISDLAVEPHDGRLGVWFQTAQTRSTGEDPAAAARIRLLLQSLGVPSSFVTAVGDIPRKPNGKVDSARLPALPQLDCAATDTASGEADGLAEMWSRQLDQPIRADTSLLAAGIGSVDLIRILPQTRAYLGRQLTLLDLVSADTATNLIEDQAAQGWLDSGTATEIKRDLTLLLKPNAVCPQQNHDSGAIVVLGASGILGTGFARAVLDLAQSGTSHPEVVFVTRSALPQHDPWDWLRGADGIRLHQLTGSDSAELNALSRGARTVINCVGNTNVLVPYRELRSANVEFVAALTQACAGQGARLVHLSTFVVHADVTQPHVTDPRHAPYPYAAAKSLAELVVAASPPALDFSIVRLPRVLGDKYQLSSSADIFVSLVDACLALGAYPALTLTEEITTGSAAAAAILGLNSGAAALGRGLAVLRGQPVAYAEFLDGYGLEEISVAEWKARLDRSDWARRNPRRWSVLDGWISLGSRLGERSYSQYLADRPTVELAVDTVTEVDARPQPLRDLLARGHGKVAQPQAV; from the coding sequence GTGACCGTGCTCGATCAAGCACACACGCAGCGCGTTCCACTGAGTCATTCGCAACGCAATATCTACCAGGGCGTGCTTCAGGACGGCGAACCGTCGCTATACCTGATCAGCAAGCGGTACCGATTCCGGCCCCTAGATCCCGCCCGGTTCCTCGCCGCGCTTGCGGCATCGGTGCTGGAGAATCCGATTCAGCTGTGCGTGCTGGAAGCCTCGCCCGGCCCAGACGGCGTCCCGGATCTGGTTCCGCAGCTGGGGGTTTCCGACCTGGTGCGGTCCGCGCCGGAGACTGACGACGTCGAGCTGGCCGAGACCTGGCAGACCGGCATCCTTGGCCGGCCACTGGTGCGGTACACCGTGCGGACCGACTCAGCCGGCACCGTCTGCGGAATGGACGTCGACTCCCACCACATTCTGCTCGACGGCGGCGCGACGGGGATCATCGAAGCCAGCCTGGCGCACCATCTCTCGGCGGGGTATATCGCTGAGATCCCCTGTGCGACTGACGGTCTAGCCAAGGTGGCGTTGGCCCATCAGCGCGAAGCGGCCAGGGTTGCCGAGGCATTGCAGCGCCTGGCCGCCGTTGTGCAGCGCGAACTGGCGGAGGAATCGGTGATAGCCGGGCCGAGCGAAGCGCCGGTGCTGGCGGCCAGAGGTGTACTGCGCGAATCGGTGCTGGTCTGCGGCGATCGTTACGATGCGTTGCTCGCCCTCTCCGAGGCCCGGCATGTCCCGCTTAACGTGCTGGTGACCGCGGCCGCGATGGCCGTGGACGCGAGCCGGCGGCAGAGCACCGACGGTCTGGTGGTTCATGCAGTGGACAACCGATTCGGCGACCCCGAATTGAATGTGGCTACCTGCCTGGTTAATTCGGTGGCGCAGACGTTCCAGTTCCAGCCATTCGCCTCGGTCGCCGACGTTGTCGCGTTGCTGGATCGCAGCTATGTCAAGGCCGTGCGGCGCCGATGGCTACGTGAGGAACATTACCGCCGCATGTACCTGGCCATCAACCGCGCCACCGGGGTACAAGCGTTGACGCTCAACTTCATTCGCCGGTCGTGCGCACCGCAACTGCGCCCATTCCTGACCGAAGCGCCGGAGGCGACGCGAATCGGCCCCGTAGAGGGCATGACGGTGGCTTGCGTTCAGGACGAAGAGCAGCGCTCGTTGCAGCTGGCAATCTGGGACCGAGCGGATCTGCCCGAAAGAGGGCTCGACGGCGGGCGACACACCGGAGTCGCGCAGCGCATCGCCGACGCGCTGCACTCGATGCCCACGCTGTGGCATCAGCCCATCGCGATGATGGTCGACGAATGGTTCGCTATCGATGCCGATGGCGCCCGGCGGCCCGGCTATCCGGCCAGTAGACGCGAAACATTTACGGCTACAGCGTGGTTCGCCGATCCATCCGTCGAGCGATTCCTACAGCGCCGTTCCTTCGTGTACCCGTGGGTTGGCTGGCTGATTGGCCAAGGCGTCGCTGCGGGCGACATCGTGGTGTGCTGTGACGACGGCTCCGAACGGACCATCGACCTGCTGCTGGCCTGCCATCTCGCGGGGTGTGGCTACAGCGTGTGCGACGGCGTCGACGAGCTGAGGCAGCGCGCCGACGCCATTAGCGCCGCTGGGGACACCGCGCACGTCGTCGATCTCGGTGCCGCCGAACTCGTCGGCGTCCTCGACGATGCCGTCGGCCGACGCATCGACGAGGTGCGGCGCGCTCCCGGACTCCCCGGTCAAACCGCTTATGTCATGCCCACTTCGGGTTCGACCGGGCGGCCCAAGCTGGTCCGGGTCACGCATGGGTCCCTGGGGGCGTTCTGCGGCGGGGTCCGGCACGGCTACGGGTGGGGACCGGACGACACCATCCTGCAAAGTGCGCCGCTGACGTCGGACATCAGTATCGAAGAGATCTTCGGTGCCGCATTCTGCGGAGCCAAGCTGGTGCGCTCCACCGCAATGAGGTCCGGCGATCTGGACACGCTGACGCGAGATTTGATCGAGCAGCGGGCGACTGTCGCCGACCTGCCGACCGCCATCTGGCAGCTGCTGTGCGACGACGATATGGCTCTGGACGCACTGCACCGCTCGAACCTGCGGCAGATCGTCATCGGCGGCGAAGCGCTGCGCACCACCGCCATCCACAGATGGCGTGACCACGCTCTGGCACGGCGGATTTCCCTGATTTCCAGCTATGGCCCGACCGAAACCACGGTCGTCGTCACGTATCTGCCGATTACCGGCGAGGGCAGCGACCGGCTGGGCCGGCCGGTGCTGCCCAACACGGTATTCACCGCGTTCGGCGAGGTCGTCGTCGTCGGCGATCTGGTCTCTGCCGGCTACCTCGGAATCGAGGGCCGCGGCTTCGGCATCGTCACTACCCCCGATGGGACACAACGCCGCGCCTTCGCCACCGCAGACCGGGTGTCGGTCGACGCGGAGGGCTTCCCGATCTTCGCCGGTCGCAAGGACGCGATAGTCAAGATCGCCGGAAAGCGGGTCGACACCGCCGAGGTCGTCGCACGCGTCTGTGCCGACCCTACGATCTCCGACCTCGCGGTTGAGCCGCACGACGGTCGATTAGGAGTCTGGTTCCAAACCGCGCAGACGCGCAGCACCGGCGAGGACCCCGCAGCGGCGGCCCGCATCAGGTTGCTACTGCAAAGTCTCGGGGTGCCCTCTTCCTTCGTGACCGCGGTCGGCGACATCCCGCGCAAGCCCAATGGAAAAGTCGACAGTGCCAGGCTACCTGCATTGCCCCAACTAGACTGTGCTGCAACAGATACCGCGTCCGGCGAGGCGGACGGGTTGGCCGAGATGTGGAGCCGGCAGCTGGACCAACCGATCCGGGCTGACACGTCGCTGCTCGCGGCGGGAATCGGCTCAGTGGACCTCATCCGGATTCTCCCGCAGACTCGCGCATATCTGGGGCGGCAGCTCACCCTGCTGGATCTCGTCAGCGCCGACACCGCCACCAACCTGATCGAAGACCAGGCCGCGCAGGGCTGGCTGGACTCTGGCACCGCCACCGAGATCAAACGTGATCTCACATTGCTGCTGAAGCCCAATGCCGTATGCCCCCAACAGAATCACGACTCCGGAGCAATCGTGGTCCTAGGCGCGTCAGGCATCCTCGGCACCGGATTCGCGCGAGCGGTCCTGGACCTGGCGCAGTCTGGGACATCCCACCCCGAGGTGGTCTTTGTCACGAGATCTGCTCTTCCCCAACATGATCCGTGGGATTGGCTGCGGGGCGCCGACGGGATCCGGTTGCACCAGCTCACCGGGTCCGATTCGGCCGAGCTCAACGCGCTGTCCCGCGGTGCAAGGACCGTGATCAACTGTGTCGGCAACACCAATGTGCTGGTGCCGTACCGCGAACTCCGGTCGGCCAATGTGGAATTCGTCGCTGCACTTACCCAGGCGTGCGCGGGACAGGGCGCCCGCCTGGTGCACCTCTCGACGTTCGTCGTCCATGCCGATGTCACCCAGCCGCACGTCACCGATCCCCGACACGCGCCGTATCCGTACGCGGCGGCCAAGTCGCTCGCGGAACTGGTGGTGGCCGCGTCGCCACCGGCGCTGGATTTCAGCATCGTGCGCCTCCCCCGGGTGCTGGGCGACAAGTACCAGTTGTCGTCCTCCGCCGATATTTTCGTGTCACTGGTCGACGCGTGCCTGGCGTTGGGCGCCTACCCTGCCCTGACGCTAACCGAAGAGATCACCACCGGCAGCGCCGCGGCGGCAGCCATTCTAGGCCTGAATTCCGGAGCGGCTGCGTTGGGCCGCGGCCTCGCCGTGCTGCGCGGCCAGCCGGTCGCTTACGCGGAGTTCCTCGACGGTTACGGTCTCGAGGAAATCAGCGTAGCCGAATGGAAGGCACGGCTTGACCGCAGCGACTGGGCGCGGCGCAACCCGCGAAGATGGTCGGTACTTGACGGTTGGATCAGCCTGGGCTCGCGGCTCGGCGAGCGCAGCTACTCGCAATACCTGGCGGACCGCCCCACCGTGGAGCTAGCGGTCGACACGGTTACCGAAGTCGACGCGCGACCGCAGCCGTTGCGCGATCTACTGGCGCGCGGACATGGCAAAGTTGCGCAACCGCAAGCTGTTTGA
- a CDS encoding acyl carrier protein produces the protein MRDAIRAAICDVLYVDDADLVDGDSTDLRDLGLDSVRFVVLMKRLGVERESSLPSRLAENLSIAGWVAELEKSELETAP, from the coding sequence CTGCGCGACGCCATTCGCGCCGCGATCTGCGACGTGCTCTACGTGGACGACGCGGACCTCGTCGACGGCGACTCCACCGATCTGCGAGACCTCGGATTGGATTCGGTACGATTCGTCGTACTGATGAAACGGCTTGGTGTGGAACGTGAATCGTCGTTGCCGTCGCGGCTTGCGGAGAATCTGTCGATCGCCGGATGGGTTGCGGAACTGGAGAAGTCCGAGCTGGAAACTGCGCCGTGA
- the fadD10 gene encoding fatty acid--CoA ligase FadD10: MSSPPPTVLQRVRDRARIRPEAIALRRVDGTSVLRYGALFAELALLAETLATQGISRGDRVLVSSDNGPETFLSVLACAKLGAIAVMVDGSLPPAIITRFAEIARPTAILVASRARLASTGMADALSSLPAIPVEIGSSEKYSTGFSEVDPTDLGADDPLAMIFTSGTTGEPKAVLLANRTFYAIPDILRDEDLNWITWVDGETTYSPLPATHIGGLWWILTCLMRGGCCITGGENTTSLLQILQTNAVASTCLVPTLLAKLVAEMKAADARLPALRLLGYGGSRAIAADVRFIEATGVRTAQVYGLSETGCTALCLPTDDGSIGKIEAGAVGRPYPGVDVYLAADGERPPAAGPADSASFGTLWIRSPANMLGYWNNPDRTAEVLSDGWVNTGDLLERHDDGFFYIKGRSSEMIICGGVNVAPDEVDRIAESVPGVQEAACYEIPDAEFGALVGLAVVAATALDETEERKLKHAVAARFRQESEATARPSTIMLVADIPRTQSGKVMRASLAARVTDTQAGATIRG, from the coding sequence ATGTCTTCCCCACCGCCCACCGTGTTGCAACGCGTCCGAGATCGGGCACGAATACGACCCGAAGCGATCGCGCTACGCCGTGTCGACGGCACTAGCGTGTTGCGCTACGGGGCGCTGTTCGCTGAACTGGCGCTGCTCGCTGAAACCCTTGCCACACAAGGCATCTCCCGCGGAGACCGGGTGCTGGTCAGCTCCGACAACGGGCCGGAAACCTTCCTGTCGGTGCTGGCCTGCGCGAAACTCGGTGCGATCGCCGTCATGGTCGACGGAAGCCTTCCGCCGGCAATCATCACCCGGTTCGCCGAGATCGCCCGGCCCACGGCAATTCTCGTGGCATCCCGGGCCAGGTTGGCCTCGACCGGTATGGCGGATGCGTTGAGTTCCCTACCGGCCATTCCCGTGGAAATCGGTTCCAGCGAAAAGTATTCCACCGGATTCAGCGAGGTAGACCCGACCGACCTCGGTGCCGACGACCCGCTGGCGATGATCTTCACCAGTGGCACCACCGGCGAGCCGAAAGCGGTGCTGCTGGCCAACCGCACGTTCTACGCCATCCCGGACATCCTGCGCGATGAAGACTTAAACTGGATCACCTGGGTGGACGGCGAAACCACATATTCGCCGCTGCCCGCCACCCATATCGGCGGACTGTGGTGGATCCTGACCTGCCTGATGCGCGGCGGCTGCTGCATCACCGGCGGTGAGAACACCACATCACTGCTGCAAATTCTGCAAACCAATGCCGTGGCATCGACCTGTCTGGTGCCGACCCTGCTTGCGAAACTAGTCGCGGAGATGAAGGCCGCCGATGCGAGGCTGCCGGCGCTGCGGCTGCTCGGCTACGGCGGGTCCCGAGCTATCGCGGCCGACGTGCGCTTCATCGAAGCCACCGGTGTGCGCACCGCACAGGTGTATGGCCTGAGCGAAACAGGTTGCACCGCTTTGTGTCTGCCCACGGATGACGGCTCCATAGGCAAGATCGAGGCGGGCGCGGTAGGGCGGCCCTATCCCGGCGTCGACGTGTATCTGGCTGCCGACGGCGAACGGCCGCCGGCCGCGGGACCCGCCGATTCGGCGTCGTTCGGCACGCTGTGGATCAGGTCGCCGGCCAACATGCTCGGCTACTGGAACAACCCGGATCGCACCGCCGAGGTGCTCAGCGACGGCTGGGTGAACACCGGGGACCTGCTCGAGCGCCACGACGACGGCTTCTTCTACATCAAGGGGCGCTCTTCGGAGATGATCATCTGCGGCGGCGTGAATGTCGCGCCCGACGAAGTGGACCGAATTGCCGAGAGTGTGCCGGGCGTGCAAGAGGCGGCATGCTACGAGATTCCGGATGCCGAATTCGGCGCGCTGGTCGGTCTGGCGGTGGTCGCCGCGACGGCACTGGACGAAACCGAGGAACGAAAACTCAAGCATGCTGTCGCGGCTCGCTTCCGTCAGGAGTCCGAGGCGACGGCGCGCCCGTCGACCATCATGCTGGTCGCCGACATTCCGCGTACGCAGTCCGGAAAGGTCATGCGAGCATCGCTGGCGGCCAGGGTGACCGACACGCAAGCAGGAGCGACGATTCGTGGCTGA
- a CDS encoding FcoT family thioesterase, with the protein MTHIDVPSTAQTTLSPESAVTTPIPEDLLVRVLEPYSYKGCRYLLDAEYQATADSVYAVGNFRIEESAYIRTTGHFNAAELILCFNQLAYSAFAPAILNEEIPVLRGWSISDYFDLQLPSMLIKNTASRFRRPINAQRFSARLLCQNFKVIDRSLRYLSVPCAIEFWDEYQGSASAEVELAALNIP; encoded by the coding sequence ATGACTCACATCGATGTACCGTCCACCGCACAGACCACGCTTTCGCCCGAATCCGCCGTCACCACACCGATCCCCGAGGATCTTCTGGTCCGGGTGCTGGAGCCGTATTCCTACAAGGGCTGCCGCTACCTACTCGACGCCGAGTATCAAGCGACCGCCGATTCGGTCTACGCCGTCGGCAATTTCCGCATCGAGGAATCCGCGTACATTCGCACCACCGGTCATTTCAATGCCGCCGAGCTGATCCTGTGCTTCAACCAGCTCGCCTACAGCGCCTTTGCGCCGGCCATCCTGAACGAGGAGATTCCCGTGCTGCGAGGCTGGTCGATCAGTGATTACTTCGACCTGCAACTGCCCAGCATGTTGATCAAGAACACCGCATCCCGGTTCCGCAGGCCGATCAACGCCCAGAGGTTCTCGGCCCGGCTGTTGTGCCAGAACTTCAAGGTCATCGACCGCAGCTTGCGGTACCTGTCCGTCCCGTGCGCCATCGAGTTCTGGGACGAGTACCAAGGTTCCGCATCGGCCGAGGTCGAGTTGGCCGCCCTGAACATCCCCTGA
- the scoE gene encoding (3R)-3-[(carboxymethyl)amino]fatty acid oxygenase/decarboxylase: protein MTLNVKGNGLGAQVTGIDPHNLDNISTEEIRDIVYENKLVILKDVHPSPEQFIQLGRIVGQIVPYYEPMYHHEQHPEIFVSSTEEGHGVPKTGAFWHIDYMFMPEPFAFSMVVPLAVPGHDRGTYFIDLNKVWESLPPAVQQPARGTFSTHDPRRHIKIRPSDVYRPIGEVWAEISRTTPPIKWPTIIRHPKTGEEILYICASGTTKIEDQNGETLDPAVLQRLMEATGQLDTEYKSPFIHTQHYEVGDIVLWDNRVLMHRAKHGTASGTLTTHRLTMLDGLVTPGYAA, encoded by the coding sequence ATGACGCTCAACGTGAAAGGCAACGGGCTCGGGGCCCAAGTCACGGGCATCGATCCCCACAACCTGGACAACATCAGCACCGAAGAGATTCGCGACATCGTCTACGAGAACAAGCTCGTGATCCTCAAGGACGTGCACCCAAGCCCGGAGCAATTCATCCAGCTCGGTCGGATCGTCGGGCAAATTGTGCCGTACTACGAGCCCATGTACCACCACGAGCAGCATCCGGAGATATTCGTCTCCTCCACCGAGGAAGGCCATGGTGTTCCCAAGACGGGGGCATTCTGGCACATCGACTACATGTTCATGCCGGAGCCGTTCGCCTTCTCTATGGTGGTGCCGCTGGCCGTACCCGGTCACGACCGCGGAACCTACTTCATCGACCTCAACAAGGTGTGGGAGTCGCTGCCGCCCGCCGTGCAGCAGCCGGCCCGCGGGACGTTCAGTACCCATGATCCACGGCGCCACATCAAGATTCGCCCCAGCGACGTGTACCGCCCGATCGGCGAAGTATGGGCGGAGATCAGCCGGACCACACCGCCGATCAAATGGCCGACGATCATCAGGCACCCCAAGACCGGGGAAGAGATCCTCTACATCTGCGCATCGGGCACCACCAAGATCGAGGACCAGAACGGCGAAACCCTCGATCCCGCGGTGCTGCAACGATTGATGGAGGCTACCGGCCAACTGGACACCGAATACAAGTCTCCCTTCATCCACACCCAGCATTACGAAGTCGGCGACATCGTGTTGTGGGACAACCGGGTTCTGATGCATCGGGCCAAACACGGCACCGCCTCGGGCACGCTGACCACCCACCGGCTAACCATGCTGGACGGCCTCGTGACGCCGGGGTATGCGGCATGA
- a CDS encoding PPE domain-containing protein, with the protein MATPPEVHSALLSAGHGPGSLLAAADQWQELSTQYTRAAAELSGLLADVQGASWEGTTGAEYAAAHGPYLAWLEQSAVDSALRAAAHQTAATAFGSALATMPTLAELAANHVLHGVLVTTNFFGINTIPIAVNEADYARMWVQAADTMAVYQAITETATAATPPTQPAPHILKPAAEAQADPSQVTGSIGQLVRDIANFIADPYQYFLDFFQQFGFSPATTIALAVIALFLYDVLWYPYYASYSLLLLPFFTPALSALSALNLLTQWFHLDPITEPLPVPAAAGAAHHGASNPNTTVVQVFSSSPGSGSSTGNTAPGTSSATSTSGPPAPPELSYAVAGLAPPGAGFGPRAEANASASATDRIGSAAAATTSHTAARVRRRQRAKTGVRGHRDEFLDASVDAGAATGAAEPTAEPTASSRGAGGLGFAGTVAAPDTLAAGLVRTSSAATDVTVPLLPASWRPEETSVADRRTG; encoded by the coding sequence ATGGCGACGCCTCCGGAGGTGCATTCGGCGTTGCTGAGCGCCGGGCACGGTCCGGGGTCGCTGCTTGCTGCCGCCGATCAGTGGCAGGAGCTGAGCACGCAGTACACGCGTGCGGCCGCCGAGTTGAGCGGCCTGCTGGCCGATGTGCAGGGGGCCAGCTGGGAGGGAACCACCGGCGCCGAGTATGCGGCGGCGCACGGCCCCTACCTGGCCTGGCTCGAGCAATCCGCGGTGGATAGTGCGCTGAGGGCTGCCGCGCACCAGACCGCCGCCACCGCATTCGGCAGCGCGCTCGCCACCATGCCGACGCTGGCCGAACTGGCCGCCAACCACGTACTGCACGGCGTGTTAGTAACCACCAATTTTTTCGGTATCAACACCATCCCGATCGCGGTCAACGAAGCCGACTACGCCCGCATGTGGGTTCAGGCAGCCGACACCATGGCCGTGTATCAAGCCATCACCGAAACGGCCACCGCGGCGACTCCGCCTACCCAGCCGGCGCCGCATATTCTCAAGCCCGCCGCCGAGGCTCAAGCCGATCCAAGCCAGGTCACCGGCAGCATCGGACAACTCGTCCGGGACATCGCGAACTTCATCGCCGATCCGTACCAGTATTTCCTGGACTTTTTCCAGCAATTCGGCTTCAGCCCGGCCACCACCATTGCCCTGGCCGTTATAGCGCTGTTCCTTTACGACGTCCTCTGGTACCCGTACTACGCCTCGTATTCCCTGCTGCTGCTTCCTTTCTTCACTCCCGCGCTCAGCGCGTTGAGCGCCCTGAACCTGCTGACCCAATGGTTCCATTTGGATCCGATAACCGAGCCGCTGCCCGTCCCTGCTGCGGCTGGTGCCGCCCACCACGGCGCTTCGAACCCGAATACCACAGTGGTGCAGGTCTTTTCCAGTTCTCCCGGTAGCGGCTCGAGCACCGGCAACACCGCGCCGGGCACATCGAGCGCAACCTCGACGAGCGGGCCGCCCGCCCCGCCGGAGCTGAGCTACGCCGTTGCCGGCCTGGCGCCGCCGGGCGCCGGCTTCGGGCCGCGAGCCGAAGCGAATGCATCGGCGAGCGCGACCGACCGCATCGGGTCCGCGGCCGCGGCGACCACGAGTCATACCGCGGCGCGGGTGCGGCGACGGCAACGCGCCAAGACGGGTGTGCGCGGTCATCGGGACGAGTTCCTAGATGCGTCGGTTGATGCGGGCGCCGCCACCGGCGCCGCTGAACCCACCGCGGAGCCCACCGCGAGCTCCCGGGGCGCCGGAGGGCTCGGCTTCGCGGGGACCGTCGCGGCGCCGGACACACTGGCCGCCGGACTTGTCCGAACATCCTCGGCGGCAACCGATGTCACCGTCCCGTTGCTGCCGGCGAGCTGGCGGCCGGAGGAAACATCGGTGGCGGACAGGAGGACCGGCTGA
- a CDS encoding class I SAM-dependent methyltransferase, whose product MPVIDARHLAGISETALLTLYQRATEAARPDGIVADPMAIALRDSLDYDYQDFGKTHQATAWRSVIFDSASREYLQAHPKANVVALAEGLQTSFWRLDNGELTWLSVDLEPIVRLRKQLLPTPDRLHYLAQSALDYTWMDRVEATDGVLITVEGLLQYLDRDAAFDLIAACAKRFPGGRLIFDSVPRLLSAYSRRFGIKLSKQYTAPPMPFWFTAKQYDELRAISGIRAVRELPVPRVRGRVLGPATALLYRQPELERFRAAHTLVEFG is encoded by the coding sequence ATGCCAGTGATAGACGCTCGCCATCTGGCGGGTATCTCCGAGACCGCGTTGCTGACTCTGTATCAGCGGGCGACCGAGGCGGCCCGGCCGGACGGCATCGTTGCGGACCCCATGGCGATCGCGCTGCGCGACAGCCTCGACTATGACTACCAGGATTTCGGCAAGACGCATCAGGCAACCGCGTGGCGCTCGGTGATCTTCGACAGTGCCTCTCGCGAATACCTTCAGGCCCATCCCAAGGCCAATGTCGTCGCCTTGGCCGAAGGGCTGCAGACCAGCTTCTGGCGACTGGACAACGGTGAATTGACTTGGCTGTCGGTCGATCTCGAGCCTATCGTGCGGCTGCGCAAGCAGCTGCTGCCCACGCCGGACCGGCTGCACTATCTGGCGCAGTCGGCGCTGGACTATACCTGGATGGACCGGGTCGAGGCCACCGATGGCGTCCTGATCACCGTCGAAGGCCTACTGCAATACCTCGACCGAGACGCCGCATTCGACCTGATCGCGGCCTGCGCCAAGCGGTTTCCCGGTGGCCGGCTGATTTTCGATAGTGTGCCCCGGTTGTTGAGCGCATATTCGCGGCGATTCGGTATCAAGCTCAGCAAGCAGTACACAGCCCCGCCGATGCCATTCTGGTTCACCGCCAAGCAATACGACGAGCTGCGGGCAATTTCGGGTATCCGTGCGGTGCGCGAGTTGCCGGTGCCGAGGGTCCGTGGCCGAGTCCTGGGGCCGGCCACCGCGCTGCTGTATCGGCAGCCGGAACTCGAACGGTTCCGGGCCGCTCACACACTTGTCGAATTCGGATGA
- a CDS encoding mycofactocin-coupled SDR family oxidoreductase: protein MSGNSVGRVAGKVAFITGAARGMGREHAIRLAEEGADVIAVDVCEDIDGVAYPGATETDLADTAAFVEKAGRRSFTAKADVRNLDSLRAALEQGVAALGPVDIVVANAGISGSPAPAAQIEHSAWQTMIDINLTGVWQTVKAALPHMTNGGGSIILVSSMLGIRGGGYMAHYAAAKHAVVGLMNSLANELAPQWIRVNSIHPGNILTPMLDNEQFCRTLRPDLPNPTVHDAAEIIGQFHLLPKPLIEARAVSNAVLFLASDEAHYITGAALPVDAGAVAKF from the coding sequence ATGTCAGGCAATAGCGTCGGCAGAGTCGCCGGCAAGGTCGCATTCATCACCGGCGCGGCACGCGGTATGGGCCGTGAGCACGCGATCCGGCTGGCCGAGGAGGGCGCCGACGTCATCGCCGTCGACGTCTGCGAGGACATCGACGGTGTTGCCTACCCCGGCGCAACCGAGACCGACCTGGCCGACACCGCGGCGTTCGTGGAGAAGGCGGGCCGGCGCTCGTTTACCGCTAAGGCCGACGTGCGGAATCTGGACAGTCTGCGCGCCGCCCTCGAACAGGGTGTTGCCGCCCTGGGCCCGGTCGACATCGTGGTCGCCAACGCCGGGATCAGCGGTTCTCCCGCCCCCGCGGCGCAGATCGAGCATTCCGCATGGCAGACGATGATCGACATCAACCTGACCGGCGTGTGGCAAACCGTCAAGGCCGCGTTGCCGCACATGACCAACGGCGGTGGGTCGATCATCCTGGTCAGCTCGATGCTGGGCATTCGCGGCGGGGGTTACATGGCCCACTACGCGGCCGCGAAACACGCCGTCGTAGGGCTGATGAACTCTTTGGCCAATGAGCTTGCGCCGCAGTGGATTCGAGTCAACTCAATTCACCCGGGCAATATCTTGACGCCGATGCTGGACAACGAGCAGTTCTGCCGGACACTGCGGCCCGACCTGCCCAATCCGACCGTGCACGACGCTGCGGAGATCATTGGGCAGTTCCACCTGTTGCCCAAACCGCTGATCGAGGCGCGCGCCGTGAGCAACGCGGTGCTTTTCCTGGCCTCCGACGAGGCGCACTACATCACAGGGGCGGCCCTGCCCGTTGACGCCGGGGCAGTCGCGAAATTCTGA